One part of the Aspergillus luchuensis IFO 4308 DNA, chromosome 5, nearly complete sequence genome encodes these proteins:
- a CDS encoding uncharacterized protein (COG:S;~EggNog:ENOG410Q2ND;~InterPro:IPR001077,IPR036388,IPR016461,IPR029063, IPR036390;~PFAM:PF00891;~go_function: GO:0008168 - methyltransferase activity [Evidence IEA];~go_function: GO:0008171 - O-methyltransferase activity [Evidence IEA]) produces MISAAEGSPNGNSCCQPNGRMDDYAQQAFVDDNIAISPNAPEEVPTLLKRIALHSEAYLTENDENERTKILDAARSLVYALETPREAIIRHCWSQSTLYAALETGVDLGLFTALSQNDKPKTSGQLAAATGADPTMLARILKHLAAMGVITETGPDEYRRTGFSMSMMCNRYSDSYPCMTGCITDGVLALPAQLKKMGYRNPSDGKDCAFQRGFSTPLHFFDFLTENPIHAVQFNNHMSVYHQGRPSWMDVGFYPVLSLVAEANISDHDALLVDMGGSLGHDLSEFRRKWPQVSGRLILQDLPKVVEQARSMNLDPAIELMTHDFFTEQPIKGARAYYMHSVLHDWTDDDCRRILANVIPAMKRGHSKLLLNENVIPSTNAYWETTSLDIIMMADFASTERTEKQWRALVESAGLKITKIWTVRRGVESLIECELA; encoded by the exons ATGATAAGTGCAGCAGAGGGCAGCCCCAATGGCAACAGCTGCTGCCAGCCGAACGGCAGGATGGACGATTATGCACAGCAGGCCTTTGTCGATGACAACATTGCCATATCTCCAAATGCCCCTGAGGAGGTCCCCACTCTTCTAAAGCGCATAGCATTGCATAGTGAGGCTTACCTCACAGAGAATGATGAGAACGAGCGAACGAAGATTCTCGATGCAGCGCGATCATTGGTCTACGCTCTTGAGACTCCTCGAGAAGCCATCATCCGACACTGCTGGTCCCAG AGCACACTCTATGCAGCCTTGGAGACGGGCGTCGATCTGGGGCTTTTCACTGCCCTATCGCAGAACGACAAACCGAAGACATCTGGCCAACTTGCCGCAGCTACCGGTGCCGACCCAACGATGCTTG CCCGCATCTTGAAGCATCTCGCGGCCATGGGCGTGATCACGGAGACTGGTCCTGATGAATACCGTCGCACGGGATTTTCCATGTCAATGATGTGCAATAGATACAGTGATTCTTATCCTTGCAT GACTGGTTGCATCACTGATGGCGTCCTAGCCCTTCCCGCCCAGCTCAAGAAAATGGGCTACCGAAACCCCAGCGACGGGAAAGATTGCGCCTTTCAGCGTGGGTTCAGCACACCGCTCCACTTTTTCGATTTCCTCACAGAGAACCCTATCCATGCCGTCCAATTTAACAATCACATGTCCGTATACCACCAGGGACGACCGAGCTGGATGGATGTCGGCTTCTATCCGGTGTTGTCGCTAGTTGCCGAGGCAAATATCAGTGATCATGACGCCTTGCTTGTCGATATGGGGGGAAGCTTGGGACACGACCTGTCAGAGTTCCGCCGCAAATGGCCACAGGTGTCAGGTCGGCTTATTCTTCAAGATCTACCTAAGGTTGTGGAACAGGCCAGAAGTATGAACCTGGATCCGGCTATTGAGCTCATGACACATGACTTCTTTACAGAACAACCGATCAAGG GCGCCCGTGCGTATTACATGCATTCTGTTTTGCATGACTGGACAGACGATGACTGTCGTCGGATATTGGCTAATGTTATTCCTGCTATGAAGCGGGGGCACAGCAAGCTTTTGCTAAATGAGAATGTTATTCCCAGCACGAATGCATACTGGGAAACTACCAGTCTGGACATTATCATGATGGCGGACTTTGCGTCGACTGAACGCACGGAGAAGCAGTGGCGGGCGCTGGTGGAATCCGCCGGTCTCAAGATTACCAAGATATGGACTGTGCGGAGGGGCGTGGAGAGCCTTATTGAGTGCGAACTGGCTTGA
- a CDS encoding uncharacterized protein (COG:S;~EggNog:ENOG410Q1WG;~TransMembrane:6 (o20-38i50-71o91-116i128-151o180-202i214-232o)), with amino-acid sequence MASSEDGSASDNKGPMILSVLWALTGLTSVLVIARMYIRTSLLHNLGPDDWLITASLVMGVVYCAITTINVDIGYGKHAWLLSERTVERATFLNCLSFLFGIISFAIPKLAVTAMLNRILNPSMTQRICLWTLTGFAAVVSGICIIVLFTMCDPPEALWKTHLVTEGRATCKDVWILIDYAIFTGALSAFVDLMLAVYPSTVLMKLHMSLRKRLALCAALGLGSVASAMAIVKCTQLKGLADKTDYTYGTAELVMWTNIESNVVIIASCIPTLQPVLELILGKRTTSSYNNSGNRYKGSSQLPDSSYDHSKLSKPRKPDYEITTAGSQESILREETNGRIESHPMGAIRRTDNVTVEYESRSREDPEEPRVSW; translated from the exons ATGGCTTCGTCAGAAGATGGAAGTGCCAGCGACAATAAAGGTCCGATGATCCTATCGGTCCTGTGGGCACTGACAGGTCTCACATCCGTCCTTGTCATAGCGCGCATGTACATCAGGACAAGTCTTTTGCACAACCTCGGACCGGACGACTGGCTGATCACAGCGTCgttg GTGATGGGAGTCGTCTACTGTGCCATTACGACAATAAACGTGGATATCGGATATGGGAAGCATGCATGGCTATTGAGCGAAAGAACTGTGGAACGTGCCACATTCCTCAATTGCTTGAGCTTTCTTTTCGGGATAATCTCATTCGCGATTCCGAAGCTGGCGGTGACTGCGATGCTCAATCGGATCCTCAACCCAAGTATGACTCAGCGCATATGTCTGTGGACACTGACTGGATTCGCTGCGGTTGTGTCAGGGATATGCATCATTGTGCTGTTCACGATGTGCGACCCGCCTGAGGCGCTGTGGAAGACACATCTGGTGACAGAAGGCAGGGCAACCTGCAAAGACGTCTGGATTTTGATCGACTACGCAATATTCACTGGAG CCCTATCCGCGTTTGTCGATCTGATGCTGGCCGTCTATCCGAGCACGGTGCTGATGAAACTCCACATGTCGTTGCGCAAACGGCTCGCGTTGTGCGCAGCCTTGGGTCTGGGCTCGGT TGCTTCCGCAATGGCCATCGTCAAGTGTACACAGTTAAAGGGGTTAGCCGACAAAACCGACTACACCT ACGGCACCGCCGAACTCGTCATGTGGACAAA CATCGAGTCCAACGTCGTCATAATCGCCTCCTGCATCCCGACCCTCCAGCCCGTTCTCGAACTTATCCTCGGTAAACGCACCACAAGCTCCTACAACAACAGTGGCAACCGCTACAAGGGGAGTTCACAACTGCCCGATTCCTCCTACGACCATAGCAAGCTGTCCAAGCCACGAAAGCCCGACTACGAGATCACAACGGCGGGAAGTCAGGAGAGCATTCTCCGAGAGGAAACCAACGGGCGCATTGAAAGTCATCCGATGGGAGCGATTCGACGGACGGATAATGTAACCGTGGAATATGAGAGTCGGTCGAGAGAGGATCCCGAGGAGCCACGGGTGTCGTGGTAG
- a CDS encoding putative MFS transporter (COG:G;~EggNog:ENOG410PKKK;~InterPro:IPR020846,IPR011701,IPR036259;~PFAM:PF07690;~TransMembrane:12 (i61-84o104-121i128-145o189-207i219-237o313-331i338-358o364-386i407-428o434-458i470-489o501-523i);~go_function: GO:0022857 - transmembrane transporter activity [Evidence IEA];~go_process: GO:0055085 - transmembrane transport [Evidence IEA]) has translation MAQNQPCDPLFPDPHDNLPPGTFRLIQDEDERAHGNRQVMLNPVPSSDPNEPLNWSTARKICNFTLVLAVTALIFTALSIQAIFWQLMVVDLDVTYAQLNRAMSVNFVGLAVGCVFFIPLAKKFGRRPVYLVSTALMLATSFWTSKLHTLAELYATNLLQGLAGATNESIVQITISDLFFVHHRGGMNGLYMTMVMIGSFLTPMAAGTQATNQGWRASYQTLGITNAVLFVLFVLFYEETKYTPVIPGVDESCEHTVDNIKADRKRDIECSANRTETSPIPADHHELDYRIPMRTWRQRFALITYTPESIWPYFYRPFYVVAAFPAVLFCALQYAFGVVWLTILSSTLSLVFPLPPYLFTSEQIGFMSVGPFIGNLIGSVYGGFLGDWSILFFSKRNKGYYEPEMRLYILHLPALAMAGGLIMFGATIARGMHWIYPSIGGALFGFGLGSISDASLTLVIDSYRDITGDAFTGVAFMRNAISIGIPFAISPWLDRSGAQNMFIACGFISLAITLTIIPMVVWGKRMRRATAERYRIMAGK, from the exons ATGGCACAGAATCAGCCCTGCGACCCACTATTTCCTGACCCACACGACAATCTGCCACCTGGGACATTCCGTCTGATCCAAG ACGAAGATGAAAGAGCACATGGCAACCGCCAGGTTATGCTAAATCCCGTCCCGTCCAGCGATCCCAATGAACCGTTG AATTGGAGTACAGCGCGGAAAATATGCAACTTTACCCTCGTTCTCGCTGTGACGGCACTCATATTTACAGC GCTTTCGATCCAGGCAATTTTCTGGCAATTGATGGTAGTAGATCTCGATGTGACATATGCCCAGCTGAACCGTGCCATGTCTGTGAATTTCGTTGGCCTTGCCGTCGGCTGCGTGTTCTTCATTCCTCTAGCGAAGAAGTTCGGCCGAAGACCCGTGTATCTCGTTTCGACGGCCCTCATGTTGGCAACTTCTTTCTGGACGTCGAAGTTGCATACTCTTGCGGAATTGTATGCTACTAACTTGCTCCAGGGGCTTGCTGGAGCAACGAATGAATCAATCGTGCAGATTACG ATCTCCGACCTCTTTTTCGTCCACCATCGCGGAGGGATGAATGGTTTGTACATGACTATGGTCATGATAGGT AGCTTTCTAACACCCATGGCGGCCGGGACTCAAGCCACAAATCAAGGATGGCGAGCATCATACCAAACACTTGGTATCACTAACGCCGTTCTATTTGTCTTATTCGTGCTTTTCTACGAGGAAACCAAGTATACACCAGTCATCCCCGGCGTCGACGAATCTTGCGAGCACACAGTCGACAACATCAAAGCCGATCGCAAACGGGATATTGAGTGTTCTGCCAATCGAACCGAAACGAGTCCAATACCAGCAGATCACCACGAGCTAGACTATAGGATCCCAATGAGAACATGGAGACAGCGATTTGCCTTGATAACCTACACCCCCGAGTCCATTTGGCCATATTTCTACCGTCCCTTCTACGTCGTGGCTGCCTTTCCTGCTGTCCTTTTCTGTGCCTTGCAGTATGCCTTTGGTGTGGTCTGGCTAACTATCCTATCCTCCACCCTCAGCTTGGTATTCCCTTTGCCCCCGTATCTCTTCACCTCTGAGCAAATCGGGTTCATGAGTGTTGGTCCGTTTATCGGGAATCTCATCGGGTCTGTCTATGGTGGCTTCCTCGGCGATTGGTCTATATTGTTCTTTTCAAAGCGCAACAAAGGATACTATGAGCCGGAGATGCGCTTGTATATTCTTCATTTACCGGCTCTTGCAATGGCTGGGGGGTTGATAATGTTTGGAGCCACGATTGCACGG GGAATGCACTGGATATATCCCAGCATTGGTGGTGCTCTGTTCGGCTTCGGACTAGGCAGTATCAGCGATGCATCACTGACGTTGGTTATTGACTCCTACCGTGAC ATTACTGGAGATGCCTTCACAGGAGTCGCCTTCATGCGCAATGCCATCAGCATCGGCATCCCATTCGCAATAAGTCCTTGGCTAGACCGATCGGGCGCACAGAACATGTTTATTGCATGTGGATTTATTAGTTTGGCCATCACCTTGACCATAATTCCCATGGTGGTTTGGGGCaagcggatgaggagggccACCGCGGAGAGGTATCGGATTATGGCCGGGAAGTAG